In Zingiber officinale cultivar Zhangliang chromosome 3B, Zo_v1.1, whole genome shotgun sequence, a single window of DNA contains:
- the LOC122056340 gene encoding endoglucanase 7-like, producing the protein MGNERFVTVVLVVFLAVAAASKDLDYKDALSKSLLYFEAQRSGRLPYTQRVAWRGHSGLTDGLQQGVDLVGGYYDAGDHVKFGLPMAFTITMLSWSVIEYGEEIAAAGEYRHALEAIKWGTDYFIKAHTHPFVLWAEVGDGDTDHYCWQRPEDMTTSRQAYKIDKENPGSDIAGETAAAMAAAFIVFRKSNPKYARLLLHHARQLFEFGDKYRGKYDSSIREAKSYYPSWSGYEDELLWAALWLHRATGRKEYMEYVVENGGAFGGTGWAVTEFSWDVKFAGVQIMASKLLQDERNLTKAQVTELEQYRAKAEHYVCACLHKNAGDDDGSVNVHRSPGGMLYVRQWNNMQYVTGAAFLLAVYAAQLEAAGGRLRCAGGDAGPEELMGLAKSQAEYILGANPMRTSYLVGFGPKYPGRVHHRGASIVTYKRSKGFIGCMQGYYDWYGRRGTNPNVVVGAIVGGPDGRDQFRDDRGNYMQTEACTYNTAPMVGLFAKLHHSTTTSLSARSSKETPTIRQVVSRRAIYRERAD; encoded by the exons ATGGGGAACGAGAGATTTGTGACCGTCGTTTTGGTTGTTTTCTTGGCTGTTGCTGCTGCTTCGAAGGATTTGGATTACAAGGATGCTCTGTCTAAGTCTCTGCTTTACTTCGAGGCGCAGCGCTCCGGCAGGCTGCCCTACACCCAGCGCGTCGCCTGGCGGGGTCACTCCGGCCTCACCGACGGGCTGCAACAAGGA GTGGACTTGGTCGGGGGATACTACGACGCCGGCGACCACGTCAAGTTCGGCCTGCCGATGGCCTTCACCATCACAATGCTGTCGTGGAGCGTGATTGAGTACGGGGAGGAGATCGCCGCCGCCGGAGAGTACCGGCACGCGCTGGAGGCCATCAAGTGGGGCACCGATTACTTCATCAAGGCTCACACCCACCCCTTCGTCCTCTGGGCCGAG GTCGGCGACGGCGACACCGATCACTACTGCTGGCAGCGGCCGGAGGACATGACGACGTCGCGGCAAGCGTACAAGATCGACAAAGAGAATCCCGGGTCGGACATCGCCGGCGAGACGGCGGCTGCCATGGCGGCCGCCTTCATCGTGTTCCGCAAGTCCAACCCCAAGTACGCCCGCCTCCTCCTGCATCACGCTCGACAG CTGTTTGAGTTCGGGGACAAGTACCGGGGCAAGTACGACAGCAGCATCCGTGAGGCGAAGAGCTACTACCCGTCGTGGAGCGGGTACGAGGACGAGCTGCTGTGGGCGGCGCTGTGGCTGCACAGGGCGACAGGGCGGAAGGAGTACATGGAGTACGTGGTGGAGAACGGCGGCGCGTTCGGCGGCACGGGGTGGGCGGTGACGGAGTTCAGCTGGGACGTCAAGTTCGCCGGCGTTCAAATCATGGCGTCCAAG CTACTGCAAGACGAGAGAAATCTAACGAAGGCCCAAGTAACGGAGCTGGAGCAGTACCGAGCAAAGGCGGAGCACTACGTGTGCGCTTGCCTCCACAAGAACGCCGGCGACGACGACGGCAGCGTCAACGTGCACCGCTCCCCCGGCGGCATGCTCTACGTCCGCCAGTGGAACAACATGCAGTACGTCACCGGCGCCGCCTTCCTCCTCGCCGTCTACGCCGCCCAGCTGGAGGCGGCGGGCGGGCGGCTCCGCTGCGCGGGCGGCGACGCGGGGCCGGAGGAACTGATGGGCCTGGCGAAGTCGCAGGCCGAGTATATTTTAGGCGCGAACCCTATGCGGACCAGCTACTTGGTGGGCTTCGGGCCCAAGTATCCAGGGCGGGTCCACCACCGTGGGGCCTCCATCGTGACGTACAAGAGGAGCAAAGGCTTCATCGGGTGTATGCAG GGATACTACGATTGGTATGGAAGGCGGGGAACAAACCCAAATGTGGTAGTTGGTGCGATAGTTGGGGGACCAGATGGCCGAGACCAATTCAGGGACGACCGCGGAAACTACATGCAGACGGAGGCTTGCACATATAATACCGCACCGATGGTGGGCTTGTTTGCCAAGTTGCACCACTCGACGACGACATCGTTGTCAGCTCGATCGTCCAAGGAAACGCCGACGATACGGCAAGTGGTGTCGAGAAGAGCTATTTATAGGGAGAGGGCTGATTAG